CGGTGCTCTCCGGCGGCACCCCGCTGGAACCGGCGACCGCGCGGCGGCTGCGCGACGTCCTGGGCGCGCCCGTCCTGCAGGGGTACGGCCTGAGCGAGGTGTGCACCCTCTCCCACCACCAGGTGCCCGGCTCCCGGCCGGACCTCGGCGCGGTCGGCGTCCCGCTGCCGGGCACCGAGTGCCGGGTGGTCGCGCCCGCCGGGCGGGAGCCGGTCGCGGTGTGGTCGACGGGCGAGGTGGAGATCCGCGGTCCGCAGCTGACCGCGGGCTGCGGGGCGGACGGCTGGCTCTCCACGGGCGACGTGGGCTATCTCGACGAGGACGGCGGACTGTACGTCGTCGACCGCCTCGGCTCCGTCTTCACCTGCGACGACGTCCTCATCGCGCCGTCCCTGATCGAACGGGTCATCGCCGAGGACCCCCGGGTCGCGGAGTGCGTCGTGGCCGACTGGCCCGACCCAGCACGCGGCGCCCTGGTCTGGGCAGGCATCGTCCTACGCCCGGGTGTCCCGACCCACACCCCCTTGCTCCTCCTCGACACCCTGGACTCGATAGCGGAACAGGCCAACGCCCGCCTCTCCTCAGGAGAACGCATCCGTCGCCTGGAAGCCCTGGACACCATCCCCCGCACCCCCACCGGCACCCCCGCCCGCCACCACATCCGCACCCGCCTCCAAGCCCTCTCCACCGCCGAAACCACCACCTGACCCCCCGCCGCGCCCCCAGAGGGGGACAGCCGACCGACAAGGGCGCGCAACCCCAGCCCCGCCGGCGTTTGAGGCGCCCCCAGAGGGCCAGCCGACCCAACGGGGCGCACCCACCCCACCCCCACCGAGGCCATTCCAGCCCCGCCGGCGTTTGAGGCGCCCCCAGAGGGCCAGCCGACCCAACGGGGCGCACCCACCCCACCCTCGCCGAGGCCATTCCAGCCCCGCCGGCGTTTGAGGCGCCCCCGGAGGGCCAGCCGACCGGCGCCACCGATCCGGCCCCCGCCCCCGCCCCCGAGACCAGGCCCGCCAGGGCTACCGACTGGGCTACCGACTGGGCGTCGAGGCCGACGCCGAGGCCTCCACCGGGGCCAGCGCCCGCACAAGCGCCTCCGCCGAAGCCTCCGCATCCGCGACCCCCGTCATCACCACCGTCACCGCCAAGTCCCGCCCCGGCTCCCGGACCAGCGCCTCCCCCAGCCCCTGCGCCGCCCCCGCCCCGGGCCCGCACCCGCACAGGAACACCCGCCGCCCGGGGACGGGCACAAGCAAGCCATCCAGTTCCGGCGGAACCGAAACCGCCCCCGCCCCCGGAAGCCCCGGCAGCCACAGCACGACCACCCTCCCCACCCCCCGATACCGCCGCGCGAACACCTCGTACGCCCCCGCAACCACCCCCGGCACCGCCACCAGGCAGATCACATCCGCCGAAGCCCCACCCGCCCGCAGGGTCCGCAGCACGACCCGCCGGACCGGCGGCGGGTCCGGAGCCACGGCCGGGACCTCGACATGGGCCAGCAGCGACAGCGCCTGCCCCACCGTCGTCCCCGGATCCCGCATCTGCGCCAGCGCCCGCAACAGGCTCACGCACTGCCCGAGCGCCGCCGACGCGTCCTCGTCGGCCAGACTCGCCCGGTCGTACACCGCGCTGAGCGCCAGCGCCCCGCCCCGCTCGTGCCGCGCGTTCAGCGTGATCGGCAGGCTGGTCCCGCCGCCCGCGGGCCGCGGCTCGTCCACCTCGATCCCCTGTCCCTCCAGTTCGGCCCGTACGCCCGGCGGGAGTTCGGGCCAGTGGTCGAAGGACACGACGGTGTCGGTGAGCGGCGGCTCGCCGTCACCGCGCCCGATCCACGCCCGGATCCGGTCGCCGGACACCCACGGGTACGCGGCCAGGTCGAGCAGCGCGTCCCGCACCTGCTGGAGCAGCTCGGCCAGCGGGGCCGCCGGGTCCACGCGCACCGTCATCGGCAGCGGGTGCCCGAGCACGCCGGGTATCCCCGCGGCTCCGGGCAGCGCGATGTCCCGGGGCCCAAGCTGCACCCCGAAGCTCACCCGCAGCGGGCCGCCGGTCCCCGCCGCCCGGTACAGCAGCAGCGCCCACACCACGTGCAGGGCGCTGCTCTCCCCGGCCCCCCGGGCCGCGGCCCAGGAGCGCAGCCCGGAGCTGTACGGCTCGACGAGCCGCCTGCGCAGCCGCCCCGCCCCGCTCTGGCGGGTGTCGGCGCCCCGGCGGCCCACCGCGGTCGCGGCGTGCCGCGGGGGTCCGGTCCGCGTCCACAGTTCGCGCGCGCCCTCGCTGCTCTGCCGGGCCAGCCAGCGGGCGTGGTCGCGCAGGTCGGGGCGGCGCTCCCCGCCGGGCAGCACCCCGCCGGCCAGGTAGGCCCGGTAGAACTCGCGCAGCAGCAGGTGCACCCCGCGCTCGTCGAGCAGCGCCCGGTGGTAGGTCAGCAGGACGCGTACGGGCGCCCCCGGCCGCCCGTGCAGCAGGGTGAGCCGCAGCAGCGGCGGCCGGTCCAGCGCGAAGCCGTGCAGCCGGTCGGCCGCGAGGAGCCCGGGCCAGTCGGCCTCGCCGTGCGCGCGGTGGACGATGTCGACGTCGGCGCGCGGGTGCAGTACGAGCCTGGCCACCGCCGTCCAGTCGAAGGCGGCCCGCAGCACCGCTTCCCGGTCGGCCACCGACTGCCAGGCCGCGGCGAAGCGCGCCCGTTCCAGCGGGCCGGACCAGGTCCAGTGCAGTTGCTCGATGTGCCGGTCGGGGCCGCTCTGCCGGGTGACCGCCTCCCAGAGCAGTTCCCGCTGGTGGCCGACCAGTTCGAGCGGCTCCCCGGCCGCCCGGTGCGGACCGAGCAGGTCGGCGAGCAACTCGGGCCCCGGCCCGCCACCCGCACCAGCACCCGCACCCGCACCCACGCCCGCACCCGCACCCGCACCCGGAACCAGCCGCAGCGTGTGCCGCCCCGGCCCGTGGCACTCCAGCGTGACCTGGAACTCCCGGTGCCGCCCGGCGATCCGGGCAGCGAACAGTTCGGCGTCCGCGTCGTCGCGCAGCCCGCGCACGCCGAAGACGAGGGGGGCTCCGGCCACCGGCCGCCCCGCCTCGCGCACCACGACGAGGACCGGCCCCGGGCCCCGGGGGCCCGACGTGCCGGTCATCCCTGGCCCGTACTTCCCCCGGCCGCCACCGGGAGCTGGGGGAAACCCGGGCTATCCGTCCTGACCGGCACGACGGCCCCCGACCCGGACACGGCGCGGCCCGCGCGCGGCCGCAGGCCGCGCTCCGGCGAGTTCCCTTGCCTTCACGGCGTACGCCTTCCCTTGGCCCGGCCGGAGGTTACCGGTCCAAAAAGCGTAGTAGGCCCAGCGGTTCGGGGCCCCTTTCCTCAAGCGGACCTGCACCGCTCCGCGAACCGGCGTCGACCGGCGGCGCGGTCTCCGGCACAGACTTCGGCGCCGAGCCCGCCCGTACCCGCCGGTGCGCCTCGCTGACGAGATAGCGGTCCTGGACGAGATGCGTGGCGAAGCTCCACCGCCCGCCCGCGTCATCGCCCGGCACGACCTGCGGCGCACCGGCCCCGTCCCCGGAACCCGCCCCGGCCCCGTACGCGAACCCGAACCCGGCGAAGCTCCGCCGCATCCCGTGCCCGAGCGCCTTCGTGTACGCCTCCTTCAAGGTCCACATGCGCAACAGCCGCACCCGGCGCTCCTCTTCGGGCAGCGCGGCCAGCTCCGCGTCCTCCGCCGGGGTGCACACGTGCTCGCGCAGCAGCTCGAAGGAGATCTGCCGCCCCACCGGCTCCGCGTCCACCCCGATCGGCCCGGTCCGGCTCACCCCGACCACGATCAGCTCGTCGGTGTGCGCCAGGCTCACCTCCAGCTCGCCGCCGAGCCCGCGCAGGACGGGCCGCCCGCCGGGCCGGTAGCCGAGGTCGAGGGCGCCCACGGGTACGTTCAGCGCGCTCGCGGCGGTGTACTTCATCACCAGCCGGGACACCGCGAACCGCATCCGCCCGGCCGCCGTCGGCCCCTGCCGGTAGCGCGGCCAGTCGTGCCCGAGCAGCGGCCGCAGCCCCGGATCCAGCAGCGCGGCCGTCAGCCACTGGCCCCAGGTGGTGCAGACGACCGCCCGGCCGTCGTCGTCGAGCCGGTCGCCCAGCTCGTCCCACGGCCCGTCGGGCCCGGCGACCGCCAGCGGCGCGGGCCCCGGCCCGTAGCCGGGCGCCGCCGCGCTCACCACAGCACCCGGGTCGCGTAGAGGTCGCAGTCGACCCCGAGCCGGTCGCGGCCGTCCAGCTCCGCCCACACCCGCTGCTGCGCCTCGATCTCCGCGGGCCCGGCCGGGCCGCCCGGACCGATGCCGAGCCGGGCCGCGATCCGCGAGGCCGCGAGCAGCGACCAGTGTTCGCCGCCCAGGAACGGGACCCGCCCGGCGGCGGCCCCCTGCACTCCCAGCACGGCGCCCGCCAGCAGCAGCATGGCCTGCCGGTCGGCCAGCGCCCGTACCGCCGGATCGGCGCGGCCCGCGTGCGCGGCGGCCAGGCACGGTCCGTGCAGCGCGCGCTGCTCGCTCACCAGCCGTCCCGCCACCCGGGCGAGCGCGGCGGTGACCGCCTCGCCGCCCGCGACGGCGGTGGAGAGCCGGGCCGCGGCGCCGGTGAGCACGCCGACGAGGGTGTCGTCGCCCTCCGGCGCCGGGGGCACGCTCCGGGCGGGCATGGCCTCGCCGAGCCGGAACAGCACGGCGCCCGTGGTGTCCGCCCGGCGCTCGAAGGCGAGGGCCAGCGAGGGCAGTTCGCGCACCACGTCCGTCTGGTAGGCGGACACGTCCGCCGGACCGGACCCGGCCCGGGACACGTCCGTGGCCAGCTTGGCCACCATCAGCCGCTCCAGCGAGCCGGCCGGACGCCCGCATTCACCGAGTACGAGGTCCACCTCGTCCAGCACCCCGCCCACCACCTGCGCCGTCACGTACCCGACGGCCGCGCGCACGGCCCGCCCGCTGCCCTGCGGCAGCGCACTCGCCCGCAGCCCCACCGCCACCAGGCTCTCGCAGGCCAGCAGCTCGGCGAAGGCGGCGGCCAGCGGTCCGCGCCACTGCCGGATCGCGGGCTCGGTCCGGCCCCGCTCGGCGACCATCCGCACCGCCGCGCGCAGCACCGTACCCGTGGTGGCGATCAGCGCCGCCGGGCCGAGCAGCGCGGCGAACTCCCCGGCCCGCGCGGGCACCGGCTCCTCCCGTTCCAGGGCGGCGATCAGCGCCCGCGCGCCGTGCGCGTACCCGAGCGCCAGGTCCCGGCGGAACAGTGGGCGCAGCACGCGCACGAGGTCGTCGGCGGCGGTGTAGCGGCCGCCGTGCGCCGCCGGTACCAGCTCGGCCCGCACGGCGGCTTCGACGGCGGTGCGCTGCACCCCGCCCCGGCCGCCGGTGCCTTCGCGCAGGCCGTGGAACCCGTACGGATTGCCCTCGTCGTAGGGATCGGAGAGCAGCGCCTCCAGCCGCACCGCCCGCAGCGCGACGTCCACGGTGGGCGCGAGGGCCGCGTAGGGGTGGGCGAGCGCGAAGTGCCGCGTCCGCGGCGGCCGTTCGGCGGCCTCCTGGGCGACCGGCTCGGCCTCCGGAAGGACGACCTCGCGCTCCTGCACGGGACCGGACCGGGTGAGGGCCATCGAACTGCTCCTGTTCATCGGCGAGGTCGTCATAGGGGAACGGTCAACGGGGGAACGGTGAAGCGGTGTCGGGACCTGTCATCGCAACCTGCGTACGGCGCTCTGCGCGTGCCACTTGGCCAGCCCCAGCACCTCTTCGGAGGCCCGCCCCAGCCACGCGCGCACGTACCGGCGGGCCTCCGCGAGGCTCGTCCCCTCTCCCAGCACCCGCTCGACGGCCTCCTCGTTCAGCATCACCTGCTGCGCACAGACCACCCGGACCCCGTCCTCGTCCGGCACCAGGGACCATTCGCCGCTGTGCGCGGCGATCAGTTCGGGGGTGACCAGCTCCTTGTGGACGATCCGCGCGGCCGAGGGGAAACACAGCCGCACCGCCCGCGTGGAGACCGTCCGCCCGCCGGGCGCGGCGCAGGTGTCCAGGACGGCGACCTGCACGCCCGGCACGTCCTCGATGACGCTGGACCACTCCACGTGCGGGACGGATTCGCTCCAGTCCCCGATCCGGTAGAGGAAGTCGTAGACCAGCTCGGCCGGGCCCTGGACGTGCACGCTGTCCTCGAAGGAGAGCAGCAGCCGGTCCATCCGCTCCCAGCGTTCGGCGGCCTCCTTGAGGTGCGCGAGCTGCGCGTCCAGCTCCGCCTGCCACTCCCGCTGGCTGCGTTCGCTCTCGGCGGCGGGCAACCCCACCAGGGTGCGCCGTTGGACCAGGGTCACCAGTGACTCCGTATCGCCCTTCGGTTCGACCGTCCAGGTCCCGGACACGGGCACGCCCAGGCGGGCGGTGTCCTCCTGCTCGAAGTCGACCGCGCGGGCGTGGGGGCGCAGCACGCGCCGGAGGTGGAAGGACCGGACCCGGTCCCCGGCCACGTCCCAGAGCCGCAGGCGTTCGTGCTCGCCGTCGAAGTCCATCCGTTCGACGTGCACGGGGGAGGGCAGCAGGAGGGGCCAGCGCACGGCGTCGGCCAGCAGTCCGTAGACCACGCCGGCCGGGGCGGCCACCCACGCCGTCTGCTCGCTCGCGTGCACACGCTGCGACGACATGAATGCCCCTTTCACCTCTGCGGGTGCCCTCCAGAGTGCACGGCCCCGCTCGAACCTCCCTCAAGCCCGGCGGCACGACCCCTCAGGCGGAAGACCGGCTGCTCTCGGCCAGGGCGTCCGCGAGCATCCGCCAGATCTCGGCGGCCAGGTCGATGTTGGCGTCCTCCTGGGCCTGCTGGGCCAGGGTGCGCAGGCCCTGGATGCCGGCCGGGTCGCCGCCGAGTATCAGCAGCTGGTGGCGGAGCATCTCCAGCCGGACCTGGTCGCGGTACGTCATCCTCGGCGCGTCCCCGGCCAGTTCGCCGAGGAGGGCGCGCGCGTCGTCGTAGCGGGCGGTGGCGAAGGCCAGATCGGCCTTGAGCGCGGTCAGGTCCTGACGCAGCGCGGGGGTGCCGACGAAGGCGAGGGCGGCCTCCGCCTCGGCGGCCCGCCGCTGCGCCTGTTCGGGGTCGGCGGGCAGCCGTTGCAGGTGCAGCCGGGCGGCGGCGAGGCGCAGACGGAGCCACAGCACCAGGTCTTCCTGGCTGCTGAAACGTTCCAGGGCTTCCTCCAAACAGGCCTGCGCACCGGCGTAATCGCCCTGCCGCATCCGTACGGCGGCGGCCGTCCACATGGCCTCCGCCCACAGCGCGTCCGTACGTCCCTCCACCAGCGCGGTCAGTTCGTCGGCGTGCGTCCGGGCCTCGCCGATGCGGCCCGCCTCCGCCTGTACGGAGATCAGCGCCAGCAGGGCGGTGGCCCGGTCCTCCACGCCCAGTTCCTCACCGAGCGCGAGGCGGTGGGCCTCGACGGCCGCGTCGAGGGCCGGGGTGATGTCACCGAGGGAGCGCAGGCAGCGGGCGAGCCGGGTCAGCCCGCGCACGCGCAGCTCGGTGACGCCGACCTCGTCGCCGAGCGCGACGAGCCGGGTGAGCCGCTCGCGCTCGCCCGCGTGGTCACCCTGGAGCCGGTCGGCCTGCGCGAGCAGCCACAGGGCCTGCCAGCGCAGTACGGGACTCTCGTGCGCCTCGGCGGCCAGCGCCTGGCGCAGTTCCTCGATGGCGTCACTGGATCCGGTGGACGCGGCAAGGGTGAGCGCATGGGCCAGCGACCCGGTAACAGGCTCCTCAAAGTCAGCAGCCTCGATCCCGAGCCGCCCCGCAAGATAGTTGACAGCCCGTTCGGTGGGCTGCCGGGCACCGGACTCCAGCCGGGACAGATAGCCGGTGGACATGCCCTCCCCCGCGAGCGCGGTCTGGGACAGGCCCCGGGCCATCCTCAACTTCTTCAGGCGGTGTCCGAACGCGGGCTGTCGCAGCATGAGCATCCCTGGGGTGATCGGGGCAGGAGAGTCGCCGGGAGAACCGCACCGAGCGTAGGCCGCCTGGCAACACGCGGGCAAACCTTTGCCACAGCCAGTCGGCTTCTCTCATCCCCATCTCAAGCGCTCCTCGACCGGATCGAGGCAGACTCTCCAGAACCCGGCCCCGCACCTGGCCGGGACCTGCTCTTTTCCGACGCCTGGGGGTCGACGATGAGGCCATCGGTGTGCGCACCACGCGCGGCCGTCCCGGCTGCCGCCTTTCCGCACATCGGAGACGACCCCCTCGACCCACCCCAAGACGTCCAGTCGGACGAAGACATAGGCTGGCCCAAACACTGACCCCAGCCGACAGCCCACCACCAGGCCGCACCAAACCCACCCCGCAGCCGACCGCCTGGCCACGCAAAATCCACCCCGCAGCCCACCTCGAGGCCACACCAAATCCGCCCCGCAGGGGACCGCCTGGCCACGCCAAGTCCGGCCCGCAGGGGACCGCCTGGCCACGCCAAATCCACCCCGCAGGGAACCTGCAGGCCGCACCAAATTCAGCCCCGCCGGCGTTTGAGGCGCCGCCGGAGGCACCACAACCCGCGCAGCACCCCCACCGCAGCCCACCACTCAGCCACACCAAGTCCAGCCTCGCGGGCCACCTCCAGCCCACGCCACATCCGCCCGCAGGCAACCTCCAGGCCGCACCAAAATCAGCCCCGCCGGCGTTTGAGGCGCCGCCGGAGGCACCCCAGCCCGCGCAGCACCCCCCATCGCACCCACCTCACCCAGCCCAAACCCCCCGCCCCGCCGGAGCCCCCCTCCCCCGCGAAACACGGCCCACCCCCAGCGGAGCCACCGCCCCCGCCAACTCCGCCTCCGTCAGCTCGGTCCCACCCCCCGCCGTGTACCCGTCCGGCCGGACCAGGAGCCAACCCCCCGCGGCCAGCGCCAGCGCCCCCCGCACACGCCCCCCAGGATCCGCCAGCGCCCGCGGCCCCACCCCGGACCTCGCCCCCACCCCCGCCCCCGCCCCAGTTCCCCCGCCCGCCCCGGAAATCGCCCGCACCGACAACCACCCCGCATACCGCCCCGCAGCCTCCCGCGCCACCTCCACCGCCTCACCGGTGCCCTCCGGTACGTACAGCAACGACCACCGCACGTCCCGCAGTTCCCCCCGGATCCCCTCCGCGACGACCCGCCGACCGCCCCCGAGCCCGCCGGGCCGCCCCCCGTACGCCTGCCCGAGCCCCGACATGTCGCCGAGCACCTTCCGCTGGATGGCCCGGTGCAGCAGCCCGGTGCCGCGTACGACACCCATGACGGCCGGCAACGCCGCCCCCGCCATCGCGTTCGTGACCTGCGCCAGCACCCCCGTCCGCTGCGCCGCCCCGAGGAGCGCCCGCGCCACCGGCACCCGTTCCTCCTCGTACGTACGGAGCAACTCCCGCCCCGTCCAGCCCTGTTCGACCATGGCCAGCTTCCAGGCCAGGTTGTACGCGTCCTGCACCCCGGTGTTGAGACCCTGCCCGGACGCGGGCCCGTACACATGCGCCGCGTCCCCGGCGACGAAGCACCGGCCCTCGCCCATCCGCGTGGCCACCGCCCCCCGGAAGGTGTGCACGGCGCTCCAGAGCGGCACGCCCACCCTGACCTCGCGCCCCAGCCCGGCCGACAGCTTCTCGGACAGCCGCAGTTCCACCGGCCGCCCGTCCCGGACCGCATCGGCGGGCGCGGAGTCCAGCAGCCGCCAGTGTCCGGCGCGCCGATGAGGAATCATCAACAACGCCTGCCCCCCGGTGTGCACCCAGTGCACACTGTCCTGCACAAGCCCACCAGCAGCCCCACCAGCAATCCCACCCACCACCGCATCCGCCATCTCCCACGTCTCGACGCCCCCCTCCACACCCGGCAGCCGCAGCCGGGCCCGGACCGTGCTGTCCGCTCCGTCGCAGCCGACCAGCCAGGGCACGGCGCAGACCTCCCGCCGCCCGCCGAGATGCTCCAGGTGCGCCCGTACGCCGTCTTCGTCCTGGTCCAGGGACGTCAGCCGCACGCCCCACTCCACCCGGACCCCGAGCCGCGCCACCGCCCTGCGCAGGACGGCCTCGGTACGGGCCTGCTCGATGAGCACGGTGTACGGGTACCGGGTGGGCGTCGAGCCGTAGTCGGCGTCGAGCCGGACCGGCCGACCACCCCCCGCGGTCATCGTGAACGCCCGGTTGCGGCGCCCCTGTTCCAGTACGGGGCCCACCACACCCATCTGGTCGAAAACCTCCAGCGTCCGCGGATGCAGCGTGACGGCCCCGCCCCCACGGCCACCACTCACGCGCCCCGGCACACCGCCCCCGCGCCCACCACCCACACGCCCCGGCCCACCACCCGCGTCGACCACCCGGACCCGCAGACCCCTGCGGGCCAGTTCGTGCGCGGCGGTCAGCCCGGCCGGCCCGGCCCCGACGATCAGTACCCGTGCGCCCGTCCCGCTGCTCCGCGGCATGGCGCCGCCCCCTCCCCGTGGGCCGTCAGGCCGCCCCCGTGGGTACGGCGGCGCGGCGTTCACGGCGTTCCATCCTCGGCGGCGCCGCTCGCGACCCCCCGGACACCCACTGGACAGCCGCTGGACAGCCACCGGACAGCCACCGGTGATCGCCGGCACGGGGATGTGATCCCATGAT
The window above is part of the Streptomyces sp. NBC_00536 genome. Proteins encoded here:
- a CDS encoding aromatase/cyclase produces the protein MSSQRVHASEQTAWVAAPAGVVYGLLADAVRWPLLLPSPVHVERMDFDGEHERLRLWDVAGDRVRSFHLRRVLRPHARAVDFEQEDTARLGVPVSGTWTVEPKGDTESLVTLVQRRTLVGLPAAESERSQREWQAELDAQLAHLKEAAERWERMDRLLLSFEDSVHVQGPAELVYDFLYRIGDWSESVPHVEWSSVIEDVPGVQVAVLDTCAAPGGRTVSTRAVRLCFPSAARIVHKELVTPELIAAHSGEWSLVPDEDGVRVVCAQQVMLNEEAVERVLGEGTSLAEARRYVRAWLGRASEEVLGLAKWHAQSAVRRLR
- a CDS encoding condensation domain-containing protein, which encodes MTGTSGPRGPGPVLVVVREAGRPVAGAPLVFGVRGLRDDADAELFAARIAGRHREFQVTLECHGPGRHTLRLVPGAGAGAGVGAGAGAGAGGGPGPELLADLLGPHRAAGEPLELVGHQRELLWEAVTRQSGPDRHIEQLHWTWSGPLERARFAAAWQSVADREAVLRAAFDWTAVARLVLHPRADVDIVHRAHGEADWPGLLAADRLHGFALDRPPLLRLTLLHGRPGAPVRVLLTYHRALLDERGVHLLLREFYRAYLAGGVLPGGERRPDLRDHARWLARQSSEGARELWTRTGPPRHAATAVGRRGADTRQSGAGRLRRRLVEPYSSGLRSWAAARGAGESSALHVVWALLLYRAAGTGGPLRVSFGVQLGPRDIALPGAAGIPGVLGHPLPMTVRVDPAAPLAELLQQVRDALLDLAAYPWVSGDRIRAWIGRGDGEPPLTDTVVSFDHWPELPPGVRAELEGQGIEVDEPRPAGGGTSLPITLNARHERGGALALSAVYDRASLADEDASAALGQCVSLLRALAQMRDPGTTVGQALSLLAHVEVPAVAPDPPPVRRVVLRTLRAGGASADVICLVAVPGVVAGAYEVFARRYRGVGRVVVLWLPGLPGAGAVSVPPELDGLLVPVPGRRVFLCGCGPGAGAAQGLGEALVREPGRDLAVTVVMTGVADAEASAEALVRALAPVEASASASTPSR
- a CDS encoding helix-turn-helix domain-containing protein, encoding MLRQPAFGHRLKKLRMARGLSQTALAGEGMSTGYLSRLESGARQPTERAVNYLAGRLGIEAADFEEPVTGSLAHALTLAASTGSSDAIEELRQALAAEAHESPVLRWQALWLLAQADRLQGDHAGERERLTRLVALGDEVGVTELRVRGLTRLARCLRSLGDITPALDAAVEAHRLALGEELGVEDRATALLALISVQAEAGRIGEARTHADELTALVEGRTDALWAEAMWTAAAVRMRQGDYAGAQACLEEALERFSSQEDLVLWLRLRLAAARLHLQRLPADPEQAQRRAAEAEAALAFVGTPALRQDLTALKADLAFATARYDDARALLGELAGDAPRMTYRDQVRLEMLRHQLLILGGDPAGIQGLRTLAQQAQEDANIDLAAEIWRMLADALAESSRSSA
- a CDS encoding 4'-phosphopantetheinyl transferase family protein, translated to MSAAAPGYGPGPAPLAVAGPDGPWDELGDRLDDDGRAVVCTTWGQWLTAALLDPGLRPLLGHDWPRYRQGPTAAGRMRFAVSRLVMKYTAASALNVPVGALDLGYRPGGRPVLRGLGGELEVSLAHTDELIVVGVSRTGPIGVDAEPVGRQISFELLREHVCTPAEDAELAALPEEERRVRLLRMWTLKEAYTKALGHGMRRSFAGFGFAYGAGAGSGDGAGAPQVVPGDDAGGRWSFATHLVQDRYLVSEAHRRVRAGSAPKSVPETAPPVDAGSRSGAGPLEERGPEPLGLLRFLDR
- a CDS encoding FAD-dependent monooxygenase, with product MPRSSGTGARVLIVGAGPAGLTAAHELARRGLRVRVVDAGGGPGRVGGGRGGGVPGRVSGGRGGGAVTLHPRTLEVFDQMGVVGPVLEQGRRNRAFTMTAGGGRPVRLDADYGSTPTRYPYTVLIEQARTEAVLRRAVARLGVRVEWGVRLTSLDQDEDGVRAHLEHLGGRREVCAVPWLVGCDGADSTVRARLRLPGVEGGVETWEMADAVVGGIAGGAAGGLVQDSVHWVHTGGQALLMIPHRRAGHWRLLDSAPADAVRDGRPVELRLSEKLSAGLGREVRVGVPLWSAVHTFRGAVATRMGEGRCFVAGDAAHVYGPASGQGLNTGVQDAYNLAWKLAMVEQGWTGRELLRTYEEERVPVARALLGAAQRTGVLAQVTNAMAGAALPAVMGVVRGTGLLHRAIQRKVLGDMSGLGQAYGGRPGGLGGGRRVVAEGIRGELRDVRWSLLYVPEGTGEAVEVAREAAGRYAGWLSVRAISGAGGGTGAGAGVGARSGVGPRALADPGGRVRGALALAAGGWLLVRPDGYTAGGGTELTEAELAGAVAPLGVGRVSRGRGAPAGRGVWAG